The sequence ATGGTTTATGATCAGTCGTTTTAAAAGACGGCTTCCACTTTTAGCAAGTATTTTGGGAGTCAGCCTAATTCCGCCCACCATATTTTTAAGCATTTCCTATTTCGACTATATCAGCACTGCCAGAGCATCACTAAGAGCAAATGTTGACAACGGTGTTCAACGAATTGACTTCTTACTAAAGAATGGCAACGATGTCCTACTAGATGTAGCAAGAAACGTTGATCCCAACGATCCCATGGCCAAAGCAATGCTAGAGAGAATAGTTTATGACAATCCTACTTTTCGAGAAATTGGCATCATTAATGACCAAGGTTTTTTGCTTTTGACTAGCTTTGGCTTGGTTGACCCTCCCAAAAAGATTTCGTTTGATCAACGCTCTAATCCTAACGATGATTCATTGCAAATTCTAGGGCCACTTCAAACAGCTATCATGGGAGAAGAGTCTATTATTTTAAGTCTGCCTACCCAAGGGCTTGGCGAGGTAAATGCTCTAGTAAATCCGATTATCTTAACAGAACCATGGGGAACTGACCGCTCTTTACACCTTGGCACTGACGGTTTTTTTGCCTATATCAATACAAGAAGTGGCGAAGTTTTAGCAGGAATTGGCAACATCCCTTCTCTTGAAACAATAAAGCATGAAGAAGTGAATAAATTGATTCGGTTTAGTCGAACATCGTACAATGGCGATGTGCTGGTCATTAGCGAGGTGCCCAGAAGTTTGGTCTTAAAAAGATGGCGCAGGATGCTATTTATCAGCGGCCCGATAGCCACATTATGCAGTGGACTTATGTTTGTGTTGGCTCTGCAACTGGTTAAGCAGTTAGAAGGATTAGATTGTGAACTAAAAATTGGACTAGAAAATAAAGAATTGGTGATTCATTATCAACCCATTCTCAACCTAATGACCCGTGAATGCGTCGGTTCTGAGGCGTTACTGCGGTGGTATCATCCCAAGCAGGGGGTTTTATCACCTGGAGTATTTATCCCTGTCGCCGAAAAAACTGGCTTGATTAACAAAATCGGAGAATGGGTGGTCAAGCAGGCCGCCCAGGAGCAAGAACATCTGTATAATCAATATTCAGATTTATATACATCTATTAATGTTTCGCCAGGTCAGTTGAACTCTGGCAGCCTAGATAATCTTATAAACTGGTTTCAGCAACCATCAGAGACAAATCAACTCTGCCAACCTAGTCGATTTGTCTTTGAAGTAACTGAATCTGCAGCAGCAATTAGATCTGGAACTATTACAACTGATATTTTATCTCGTCTGCGTACATTGGGATCTCGTATTGCTCTAGACGACTTCGGGCAGGGATATTCAGGTTTAAGTTATCTGCACCAGTTGGACATTGACATATTGAAAATTGATCGGTTCTACGTTGCAGCCATTAACAAAAATTCCCAAATTACTAATATTCTAGAAAGCATTATTGATTTGGGTCATAAAATGGGATTCACTATGGTGGCAGAGGGTATTGAAACTGAAGAACAACACCTATTTCTTTGCAGTCACCATGTTGAGTATGGTCAGGGCTGGCTATATTCTAGGCCGATTCCTATCCAAGAGTTTGAGCAGTTCCTTATTAAATCAAGATCACT is a genomic window of Nodosilinea sp. E11 containing:
- a CDS encoding EAL domain-containing protein, producing MISRFKRRLPLLASILGVSLIPPTIFLSISYFDYISTARASLRANVDNGVQRIDFLLKNGNDVLLDVARNVDPNDPMAKAMLERIVYDNPTFREIGIINDQGFLLLTSFGLVDPPKKISFDQRSNPNDDSLQILGPLQTAIMGEESIILSLPTQGLGEVNALVNPIILTEPWGTDRSLHLGTDGFFAYINTRSGEVLAGIGNIPSLETIKHEEVNKLIRFSRTSYNGDVLVISEVPRSLVLKRWRRMLFISGPIATLCSGLMFVLALQLVKQLEGLDCELKIGLENKELVIHYQPILNLMTRECVGSEALLRWYHPKQGVLSPGVFIPVAEKTGLINKIGEWVVKQAAQEQEHLYNQYSDLYTSINVSPGQLNSGSLDNLINWFQQPSETNQLCQPSRFVFEVTESAAAIRSGTITTDILSRLRTLGSRIALDDFGQGYSGLSYLHQLDIDILKIDRFYVAAINKNSQITNILESIIDLGHKMGFTMVAEGIETEEQHLFLCSHHVEYGQGWLYSRPIPIQEFEQFLIKSRSLIDD